The Girardinichthys multiradiatus isolate DD_20200921_A chromosome 23, DD_fGirMul_XY1, whole genome shotgun sequence DNA segment CTCACAGGGATATTTCCAAACATtacaattttgtttctttgttgtaaTCGTGGTCAAAGAATAGCAACctttttttcagccagctgacaggCAGTACGTAGCAAGAAGAGAGGGAAGGACAGTGCTATGTTACTCCTTTCATTAACAGGACGAAATTATGAAAAACTTTAATGGTTTGGAAACCACGACAGTTAACTGATATTTAATTAGTGAactgacaaaaaaatatatataaaaatttaaACGGAATGACTACTTAATGTGTGACAAATATAAATTAATCTGAAGTAGGATTTTTTTCCAGTAAGGATGGTGTTGAAAATGTGAGCTTTGAGAGGAAAATTGCCGCTTCCAAGATTTTAAATGACATAAGAACAGGTCAGATGTCAAAACTCAGAGTTTTACTGAGATAGTTGCTGCAAATAAAAGAGCTTGTTGCTGATTTCAaccaagtatttgatacatagaaaatgtttttctttatatgtggCTTTTCTCTTGGTATTTTTAGTTTGAGAAATGTTAAATTCCTCCAGATATTATGATTAAACCAAGAGTTTGTCGTCCTAATCCTGATTGAGAGGCATTAATGACTTAAAAGTCTGCTATAAATCCTGTAAAACCTTGTTAGTCGCCGGCCGGTTGAAATCAGCAGTTGAAGCCCATGCAGGGGGATGTGGCCCGAGGGTCCGGGCTGGAAAACCCTGATTTAAACATCCAACACACGTTTGATCTTTCCGTGTCTCCTGTTTTTTCCTCGCTGGGATCTCACCGTGGTAGCAAAGGCGCTTCTCTGAGACACGCTGGCGAACAGCTCGTTCTGAGTTGGGCCCTTCCCAGCGCTGCTGCTGTCCCAGTTGTACTCGCTGGCTAACCGGACGCCTTCAGGCAGCGGCATGTCTTTACTGGCAGGAGTCACGTCCGTCTCCTCCTCTCCCCAGTCGTTGCCCCAACCTTCCTCGCCCGCAGAGCTCTGGCCCTGGCCTTCTTTGTCATTCGACCAGCTGTCATCGGCGTCCCATCCTGAGCTGCTCCAATCAGAGCTCTGCTTTTTCACCGCCATGGAGGCGGATGATCGCCCAGCCTACATattgacagaaaaactttaaagCAAGCCTTAATACAAACTGCAGTTTGCGATATGAAAAAACTATTACTAGCAGAAAATGTAGAATTGTATTTAGGATGGCACATTAAAGGCTCATACTCCTCTTTCATTGGACTTCTTTTTGGATGATGCTGTGCCAGACCAGTCAGTGTTCCAGTCATCAGTCTGAGCCTTTTCTGGCTCCTGGAGAGAAAGACCCAGTGATTCACAAGCTCAAATATCACTACTACATGAGAACGTACCATCAGAAGTAATAAATGTACCTCCAAGCTGCCCCAGTCCTCCTCCTCGTCCCAGCGGTCTCCGATTTGCTCTTCATCGTTGTCTGTGGCTTCAAGACTCTGTGACTGGTTGGCACGATCGGAGGTACCGTGATGAGCCGAGGAGGATTGTTGGGTTTTATCTTCTACACCTGAGAACAGACGTTACTATTATTATCATTCCAAGCAGAATACATGAGGAGACTCAGAACAGAactttttctctgcttcttctAATGAAATAAAAGAGAGGTGCACCTTTTCTTAGGGTGGATGCTCCATCAGCGGTACTGGTGGGACTGGTTGCGTTAGCTGGCCCACTGCTCTCAGCTGCTGTGCTCCCCTCAGTACCAGGATTATTGCGGATCAGCTTGGAGGTTAGCGAGGAGACGCCGGTCACGGCCCAGCCGGCCCAGGTGGAGGAAGCTCCTGCTGGCTGAGCGCTCGATCCTACATCCTTCTCTGCAGGAGATCCAGCAGGAATTAGAGCCCTTATATTATTTGAccctcctttgttttattggtATATTTGACTGTATGCATTCATTTAGGTTTCTTATTACCACTTCCTCACACACTCATCCAGCTCATCACACATATTCTGGCCATGGTGGAAAATCTGGACAAATACCAGATTATTACAGGAAACTAACATCTTGTTCTGTCCGGCAAACCCGGCCCAGCGTCCTTTCAACCCCAACCGGCCtcagcagatggccgctcacactgacacggattctgctggaggtctcTTTCTGTTAAGGGGAGTCTTTCCACTCCACTGTCACCACCTGCTTGGTCAGGAGGGATcaatgcaatcagctgggcCTTCTTATTAACCAATCAACTGAACTGAAACGTAATAAATAGGACTGAGTAATagattattattgttataacAACGTTGTCTGAAACCTTTATTGAATTTTTGATACAAGGAATTTGAGAAAACAAAGGTGAGTGTTACTATTTAGAAGCAGCCCCCTATTTCACGTACTCATGACAAGTATTTGAATGTAATCAGCTTCTTTAAGCTAAAGATGCAAACCTACAATATCAAGGATTAACAGGTGAGGCACGGAGCAACTCCAATCCAAAGAGTAAACTCAGATGACTTTTACTGTGAATTGGttccatataaataaactgaactgaagcgATGAAAGTTCAGCTGGACCGCCTGACTGAACAATTTGTGAAGAATCCACAAGAAGCACTTTAGAATAAATTTTGGTatattttctccaaaaatgaaactaaataactaacaaaaacattttttcttagagttttgtgattttttaaGTCGGACATCAACATTAAACTATGTTGGACAAAGTTTGCAAGGCTGCATTCAAACTAAAACCACGATGTGCACTTTTAAAAGGTCAAATCAGTTGCAATACCTCCAATTTTTCCCAGAGATTCAGCATACTATGCAAACATCTAACACACCGTGCAATATTCTTTATTCTACATGAAAAGGACCGAATCATGCTACTAACATTCATATAAAAGAAACCTTTGAAACACCACAGTAACACAAGAGAGGGCTGATTCAGGACTTTTGCACAGTGTACAACTATGATGGAAGTGAGTCTGCAGGTCAGAGCAGTTGGTTACGTACCGATCTCAGCCAGCTTGCTTGGATCTTCAGAAACAGCCTCCAGCTTGGAAAGGAAGCTCTTCATGGCTTTGAATGCctgacagaaagaaagagacaggtTGGTTCACCATGATCAGAGACTAAACAGCGACTGACTGCATCGTGCATTTCCCATGAGTCACCATTTATTAATTATCCGGGTtcaaatttctgttttcttttccttaacTACAAACTCCTCTCAATACTTTGGCTGTGCAACTAATGGAGGAAGCTGTCAGGGGTACTAGTTATAACAGCTCAATGTTGTAAGGTTGTAGTAAATAATTTGTATACATATTTGGGACAGGTCATAGTAAACCACATACAGTCAGAAATATACAGTCAGTATACCTGGTCCCTGACGCCCTTATCAGGATCCACAGTGACAGCACAGAGGGTGGGCAGGATCCGGGCCGCGATCTCTGTCACACTGTAGTAGTTGTGTGTCGCTGCAAAGCCCAGCACACCAGCAGAACGTGACGCAGGAAATGGGTCTTTAGTGGCTCGAGAGAAGGCAGAGATCAGAATTCTCTGCCGGGTCTACCACAAAAAGGACAGTTAAAATCTtcgctttttgttttttaattttaaaatcgaACATTTAGTGCGTTTATGTTTTACCCCGGCATTGAGGTAGGAGGCGATTTTGCCCAAACACACGGTGGTGTTGCATCGGATCGGGCCCTGTTCGTCTCTGGCCTGCAGTCGAGCGAAGTGACGCATGAGCTCTTGGTTCAGGTTGGTCTCGTTCAGCTTTGGGGCCAGCAGCAGCATCGACTGCAGGGAggaggaaaaaacagaaaagatgcaGGATTTACGTCCAGAGGAGCTGTCGTCCCAGCATCTATGTCTGATTCTGTGAACCTGGTACCTTAACGGTCTGTTCTCTGATGGCCGGGTTGGTGTCTGTGAAGCCGTGAACAACGTGAGGGAAAATCTGGGAATTAACCGCTGCCTCGTTCAGATACTGAATGAACTGCTCCATCTGGGAAACGGAGGCAGAAATAAccatgtttatttttactggCTAAAGGACTTTAGGTGCAAGCAAACATTTGAAAGTTACAGTGCagttcagaagtttacatgcaCTTGCTATCGTAATGAAGGTTGTCGTTTTGGGCTTTCAAGGGTAAAATTCTGAAGTTGACTGAATAGAAACTCCACGTTGCAAAAATGGAAATTtattctggattttctttaattaacaCAGGGTCAGACTTATACATACACACTCAAATATACAGAAACACCCCACTAATATTTGACTAAATATCAATTAGCAAGTAGCAGAGAAATCACACGCTTTTTGGAGCCACCAAGAAGCTTTTGGTAAAACTCAGGCTGgatatttaacctttttttaaacaggCATTTGAAGACTTTGGTTTAAATTGGCTGGTTTCTTAACTCAGTCTCAGCTTTTAACCTTAGTCCGCAACTTTTTTAACAACTTTTTAAGCTGGACTGATTCCAGCCACCTTCTGGGGAGAAGTTTCATGGCCAAATGAAAGACAAAGAATGAGCTGTTCGGTCACAGCaacaagaaatgtttgaaaggaCCAAGATGAGGCGTTCAAAACTAAGAACACTGTATGAATTGTCAAGCacggcggtggcagcatcatgattaAGGGTCTGCTTCACATGCACTGTTGCATTGCTCAAGGTGGACTCAAAAATGAAGAAGGAGGCCTTGCTCAAAGGTCTGCAACTTCACCTCAAACCAACGGGACGCCAATCTCAAACACACATCAGAACCGGTTTTGGAGTGGACAAAACAGGCCCACAGGCTTCGTGGATGGTCTCCACCTAAACCCTATTAAAAACCTATGCACTACGGGGAAAAGCCGGGTCTGTGATAGGAAACCGGCTGATTCAAATGAACTATCGCTTCTAATGAAAAGAGAGCTCAAGTGTCCTTCCAGAGTTCTACCAGCTTGTTAATGGCTACAAAAGCATGTGGTTTCTACCTTGGTAAGGCACATTTAACTAAAAACAATCAgtatggaatggatggatggataaagtTAAGcctttatgtataattttgaccctgtCCAATAAATTCAAGCATGTGCATATAGTATGTTGGTCCAAATGAATTACCAAAAGCCCAAAATTAACGACATAAATGCCCATGATGAGCATGTTAACATCTAAAAAGGTACAGCAGCTAGACTctagaaaaaaaactgacagtAGAATTAACCAAGATGACACAAACCTTTCCTTAGGCATAAATCTAGCTAAACTTATTTTGGGtttatccccccccccccccctccacaCGTTTcttaaatctaatttaaaagcAGAAGTGTGGAATCTGAGATACCTGCTGAAGAAGTCGGATTCTCATCGCTCGATCTGTGGAGGAAAACATCTTCACTATGACAGGAATGATTTTCTGTTGGTATTCTTCTGCTGACAGGAACTTCCCCACCTGGAACACAGGCAGAGAAAAATGTTCAGGGCGGGATTTCTTTTTTCCGTGATCAAAATGATCTGGTTGATGTTTAATGAGAGATTAAAGTTGTCAAGAGACGTAAAAGGTTACCTTAAAGAGCGGCGTGAGGATGACGGCGCCTGCGTTTCCGAACTCAAAGGCAGTGAGCAGCTGAGGCAGGACTTTATGTTTACAGAAGTCTTCAGGAAAAGAGTCCAGATGATCATTCAGGTCCTGGAAAAACTGCTGCTTCTCAGCTGGATCCTTAATCTGGAGACGACcagtttagatgttttctcaTCATTCATAGGAaccattgtatttatttcaacattAGAAAACccacttttaataactagcacTGAGGTTAAGTACAGTTTGTATTTGGAATGCTTGCTATTCCCTAACCAAACAAACCCATGAACATCTCAGACATCcagtaacattttaatttgtttgtatctggcagaaatccacagcaaaTACAAGACTTGGCTGACCTGGATCTCCTCCAGGAAAAGGTTGCTTTCCACAAAGCTGTTGCTAAGGAACCCTCCAGGAGCCCTGCAGTTCTGGAGGAAGCGGGCTGGGTTTGGTCGAGCCCGGGGATTGGCCCCGACCAGTTCACAGTAGTGAGGGACCAGCGACTTGGGAATCTGTAAagagataagaaaaaaacaaaaaacaaacttagaTGGACAAAAAGTTAACAATATAAAACTTtggataaaaaaatacaattaacttgaaaatcatctttttttttacttccataATCTAATAAAATACAGCTCTACAGCCTGCAGGTTCATTTACTTCCTGCAAGTGATGAACACTACATTTCATCTGATatcacaaaaaacaacacaagacTTAATTACTTTATTAAGGAGGACAAATAATTAACAGACAAATACACCATAAAAATAGAGGCATTTTAAGTGGTAATTTACACAAAGAAAGTGTAGAGCAAACATACTTTTCCCAGAGAGCGGAGAGATGATGTCCGAGGGAGTGGTCCGTTAAACACCTCCCATATCAGACATCCCAGTCGCCACACTTCACCGGCCCTGGTTAACAAAAATATGACCAAATCAGTATTTCTATTATCCACCAATATTAAATGCCTTAAAGCCTCTCTTTCTTCACCATTTCTCCCCGCTGCTGTTGGACGTCTCAGGCGGGTCGTATTTCTCCATGTCCGGGTAAACAGCCTTCGGGATGGGGAGAGAGACCCCACTGGGGTCCCCCTGCTCGGGCACCACGTGATCGAGGGCACCGAGCTTCCACTCTCCAGCTCGATCCACAAAAACCGCCCAAATACCCAGGTTGTTATGAAGCAGGTGGCAGTCATTGACCAGAAAACTCTGAGCTTTCTGtgagaagaaataaaaaggggtaaaatgaAGAGAAAGGCTGCTTTTAGCACATAAAGGACAATTCTGCTAAACTGAAGTTGCCCTGATAGGATCAGATATTTTGTCAGATTCTTACCACTATTTGGTGTAGACCCCAGGAGATCTCCAGCTCCCCGCCGCCACCCTTCTCTGCCTGGGCCTTCAGGTGAACTGCGAGAGGAGTCACCTGCTCAGTGACCACATATAGGCTCTTGTCtgtctgcattaaaaaaaaaaacacaagcatgAACAAAGGTGGGGggatttaaagttaaaaatgaGTTAATAGTATGTGACTGGAAAACACAACGGCTTGTCTgaatcattcattcatatacTTTAGCCATGACACATTTCTAATCTTAACAAAAGCTTTGTGATACCCTCATGTCTTAGAATGTTATGGTACAAGCCTAACTTATAGAGGTCACTTAATCTATTAgtaatagtaaaataaaataatagtttACCAGTGTCCTTAGATCCGTGTAGCTAAATGCTAACGGATCTAACATCTAGCAAAATCCAAGATAAAGGGTGGATGGATAAATGCACAGTAGTGTGGATGAATGGATTCATGAAACTTTTGCACGTTAGGACGGAAAAAAGGCGTTATGATACAAAACGTTTTCCATACTCATCCAGAaaaggaaaatactgaaatcaaTTTTCCATATTTCCCAAGATGGATGAGGAAGAAAATGCACTGGTACACTATTGCAACCATAGAAAACCACAATAACTAAGTAACGTCATTGATTTTTACAAAGCAATCACAAACCTGAAAGAACTACAGTAGCCTTTTACAGAAGCAGCTCTATCAGCAGAACAATGGTGCACTCTAAAAAAAATGCTTAGGACTCAACTAAAGTCTGAGGTGTTCACGTGTCTGGTTTTTACAGGGGAACATCACCTAATCATCTAAGGTAAATGAAAGAGAAAACATCCTAAATCCTTTAAcagtatattatttatttagactATTTTCTGTCTGTAATTCAGTTCTTTACTCAAACATTCAGGATTGCAATTACCTGGACTGTCTAACATTCTACACATACAGAGAAACCTGCAAACAGACCGCCTACATAATTTTTGTGCCAAAGCTACAGGCTTTTCCGATCTCATtctattttgtttcatttgtaaAGTATCAACACAGACGTTCACCGTGAATTTAAAGTGGATTTTCCTACAGATATTATCCTTTAAATGTGAAATCAACAAAAATGGCAGCGTGTTAGCTGTCAGATGGACCAATGGACAAACAGGTGGATGAGTTAATTTAATAGACCGGAAGAATGACATGGACAAAAAGgatggtaaaataaaagaataggACGGATGCATGGATACAATGACAGAGGAAATGATGTCATGAGATACTAACATATTTCTATACGGTTTCTTTCacacttatccagacctggaaaatactttAACCAAATTCCATAAGTTGCCAGATATTTCCAGAGTGCAGAAACCTTAGGCAAAGCCACAAATCTGTAGGACCCAATAAATCCATTGATATCATGTCAACACACAAAACTATTTAGAACCTTGTAGGTAACAAATAATAGATCTAATCAATATTAGGGAAGGATCTTATAATAGATGGTTGTACTACTGACTttacttccgcctctctgcctgctcagacgcttttctcctaagctccctgcttgcttgcattcttttactcctaactttttatctcagccaaaattacggaaatattggactaaaacaacttcttaccagcgactcccaagg contains these protein-coding regions:
- the scyl1 gene encoding N-terminal kinase-like protein, with amino-acid sequence MWSFFARDPVKDFAYEILPESPEKSGIWTLHRGKRKTSGDPVSVFVYEVAQGTEQQTQLAKAAFKRMKTLRHPNILAYVDGLETDKSLYVVTEQVTPLAVHLKAQAEKGGGGELEISWGLHQIVKAQSFLVNDCHLLHNNLGIWAVFVDRAGEWKLGALDHVVPEQGDPSGVSLPIPKAVYPDMEKYDPPETSNSSGEKWAGEVWRLGCLIWEVFNGPLPRTSSLRSLGKIPKSLVPHYCELVGANPRARPNPARFLQNCRAPGGFLSNSFVESNLFLEEIQIKDPAEKQQFFQDLNDHLDSFPEDFCKHKVLPQLLTAFEFGNAGAVILTPLFKVGKFLSAEEYQQKIIPVIVKMFSSTDRAMRIRLLQQMEQFIQYLNEAAVNSQIFPHVVHGFTDTNPAIREQTVKSMLLLAPKLNETNLNQELMRHFARLQARDEQGPIRCNTTVCLGKIASYLNAGTRQRILISAFSRATKDPFPASRSAGVLGFAATHNYYSVTEIAARILPTLCAVTVDPDKGVRDQAFKAMKSFLSKLEAVSEDPSKLAEIEKDVGSSAQPAGASSTWAGWAVTGVSSLTSKLIRNNPGTEGSTAAESSGPANATSPTSTADGASTLRKGVEDKTQQSSSAHHGTSDRANQSQSLEATDNDEEQIGDRWDEEEDWGSLEEPEKAQTDDWNTDWSGTASSKKKSNERGAGRSSASMAVKKQSSDWSSSGWDADDSWSNDKEGQGQSSAGEEGWGNDWGEEETDVTPASKDMPLPEGVRLASEYNWDSSSAGKGPTQNELFASVSQRSAFATTAGDGWASETTGDWGTENWESVEGSQNLSKAELSKKKREERRKELEAKRAERKAAKGPLKLGARKLD